One bacterium genomic window, GTGCCATATGCAACCTACGGTAGTTGGATGCTTAACTGCGATAGTATCGCGATCATTGACTATTCTGACGGCGACTCTAGCGATCTTTCAATCTACTCTCTACGCGCAGAGTCGCGTTCACGCCTACCAAAGATCGATAGGCATAAGCGAGGAATTGCCGTAAGTCCGAACGGCAAGTCGATACTCATCGCGCGTGACGGATACGGCGCTTATACGAACGTTTGGAGAACTGATCTAGATTCGCTTGACAACGCGCAGCTTACAACCGAAGGAGGCAATAATCCTGACTGGTCG contains:
- a CDS encoding PD40 domain-containing protein — encoded protein: MKHIESIERSHAPRWSPCGERLIYFIRLGDGRGLYSYYWNTNSSYLTVPYATYGSWMLNCDSIAIIDYSDGDSSDLSIYSLRAESRSRLPKIDRHKRGIAVSPNGKSILIARDGYGAYTNVWRTDLDSLDNAQLTTEGGNNPDWSPDGQWIVFTKVDKDNGYLWLMRQDGSEKHQITF